One window from the genome of Osmerus mordax isolate fOsmMor3 chromosome 19, fOsmMor3.pri, whole genome shotgun sequence encodes:
- the tmem88a gene encoding transmembrane protein 88a, which yields MSLLRNGTLEKSVTQQPHPDPGEVEASPSPHLQNSSSLSSVIPGSPGGGAGGAAPPPYLLGGSLAGGGSPAGGGDAPLELRASLDCWACSVLVTAQNLVVAVINAGLAGVVFGAILTPALVMVVFGFLCHSTVRPHGTSLYCSDLLEDGGCVALLVVGFLLLTPLLVLALAAYCRLARHLQLGLCFIPYSRAVYKNLPASHHRGLGAGSCCGRQGAMEVEGKGSVWV from the exons ATGAGCCTCCTGCGGAACGGGACCCTGGAGAAGAGCGTCACCCAGCAGCCTCACCCCGACCCTGGGGAGGTCGAGGCCTCGCCGTCCCCCCACCTCCAGAACAGCAGCTCCCTCAGCTCAGTGATCCCTGGATCCCCTGGAGGGGGCGCAGGGGGAGCCGCACCTCCCCCCTACCTGCTGGGGGGCAGCCTGGCAGGAGGGGGCAGCCCGGCAGGGGGGGGCGATGCGCCCCTGGAGCTCCGAGCCTCCCTGGACTGCTGGGCCTGTTCCGTGCTGGTGACGGCACAGAACCTGGTCGTGGCCGTGATCAACGCTGGATTGGCCGGCGTCGTGTTCGGCGCCATCCTCACGCCGGCGCTCGTCATGGTCGTGTTTGGCTTCCTGTGTCACTCCACG gtgcGCCCCCACGGTACGTCTTTGTACTGCTCTGACctcctggaggacgggggctgtGTGGCTCTGCTGGTGGTGGGCTTCctgctcctcactcccctcctggtcctggccctggccgCCTACTGCCGCCTGGCCCGCCACCTCCAGCTGGGCCTCTGCTTCATCCCCTACAGCCGCGCCGTCTACAAGAACCTGCCCGCCTCGCACCACCGTGGCCTGGGCGCAGGGAGCTGCTGTGGCCGGCAGGGGGCGATGGAGGTAGAGGGAAAAGGCAGCGTGTGGGTGTGA